The following proteins come from a genomic window of Apteryx mantelli isolate bAptMan1 unplaced genomic scaffold, bAptMan1.hap1 HAP1_SCAFFOLD_91, whole genome shotgun sequence:
- the LOC136996825 gene encoding BEN domain-containing protein 3-like: MNSAEITDDDEVEIPRKDIVKVETENEDEALDFSVTSRSSEEHSLDGAVACLQESNKRKQTSLGCDGSGSQQDVLPSVKKRRFAQEGPHSNLKNRDTGSPTQVNTEQPNENKNPNTARLCEEEPFSDISTPSYKKPLYGISHKITEEKNPPGTEQFASYDLFEKISPSSPSHLQTLNDQRTRDSAATIAVTAATTDSDPNLYSLIPKMFYTLNTLSSSVTQLHSKVDLLSLEVSRIKKQVSPAESVAEFKPPPEYRLTSAELKQMMDQSTSGGDLACRLLVQLFPELFNDDEFNRNCSACGFLNRRKLDSLHLQLIRNYVEVCYPSVKNTAVWHVECLPQVNDFFHRFWAKREMENSQQNVQSSSFYETEQVESSHFIEDKEQERISDCSGACNKKQLDPIGLRLIHHYVEAVYPVEKKEEVWRYECIPSIDERCQRSNRKKCDVLKAAKKARK; this comes from the exons atgaactcagctgaaatcactgatgatgatgaag tagaaattcctagaaaagatatagtgaaagtagaaacagaaaatgaagatgaagctctagacttctcggtaacatccagatcttctgaggaacactcactggatggcgcagttgcttgcctacaggaatccaacaaacggaaacagacctcgcttggttgtgatggttcagggagccagcaagacGTCTTACCCAGTGTGAAGAAAAGACGCTTTGCACAAG agggcccccattcaaacctgaagaacagagacactggctcacccactcaggtaaatacagagcagccaaacgagaacaagaatcctaatacagcacggctctgtgaagaagaacccttcagtgacataagcactccatcttataaaaaacctctctatggcatctcacacaaaattacagaggagaagaacccaccaggaacagagcagtttgcttcttacgatttgtttgaaaaaatcagtcccagcagtccctcgcatcttcaaactttgaacgatcagcgcacaagagactctgctgcaaccattgctgtgacagctgccaccacagattccgaTCCAAATCTATATTCTTTGATACCAAAAATGTTTTATACACTTAACACCCTCAGTTCCAGtgtgacccagcttcacagcaaagttgacctgttgtctctggaggtcagccgaattaagaagcaagtcagtccagcagagtctgtcgcagagttcaagcctcctcctgagtaccggctgacttctgcagagctcaaacaaatgatggatcaaagcacatcaggtggagacttagcctgccggttgctagtgcagctcttcccagagctcttcaacgatgatgaattcaacagaaactgcagtgcgtgcggcttcctcaacagaaggaaacttgattctcttcatctgcagcttatccgtaactatgtggaagtttgttatccttctgtgaagaacacagctgtgtggcatgtggagtgtttgcctcaagtcaatgattttttccatagattttgggccaaaagggagatggaaaatagtcaacagaatgtgcaatcatccagtttttatgagactgaacaggtagaatcctctcattttattgaggataaagagcaggaa agaatctcagactgctcaggtgcttgtaacaaaaaacagctcgaTCCCATCGGACTGAGACTGATCCATCATtacgtggaagcagtttaccctgtggagaaaaaggaagaagtgtggcgttacgaatgtataccgagcattgatgaaagatgccaGCGTTCTAACAGGAAAAAGTGTGATGTACTGAAggcggcaaagaaagcaagaaagtga